The following is a genomic window from Collimonas fungivorans Ter331.
TCGTACACCATGAAGCGTTTCGGCATCGAAACCACCTTCGTCGACCCGAACGACCTCGATGCCTGGCGTGCGGCGATCCGTCCCAACACCAAAGCCCTGTTCGGCGAAACCCTCGGCAATCCTGGGCTGGACGTGCTGGACATCCCGCGCATCTCGGCCCTGGCGCATGAACATTACCTGCCGCTGATGGTCGACGCCACGTTTACCACGCCGTACCTGCTGAAACCCTTCGAACACGGCGCCGACCTGGTGTTCCACTCCGCCACCAAGTTCCTGTGCGGCCATGGCACCGCGGTCGGCGGCCTGCTGGTGGACGGCGGCACTTTCGACTGGCAGCAGGCGTACGACAAAACCGGCCGCTTCGGCGAATTGTGCGAACCGTATGAAGGCTTCCACGGCATGGTGTTTTCCGAGGAATCGACGGTGGCGCCGTTTTCGCTGCGCGCGCGGCGCGAAGGCTTGCGCGATTTCGGCGCGGTGATGAGTCCGCATAATGCGTTCGCCATCCTGCAAGGGATAGAGACGCTGGCGCTGCGCATGGAAAAACATGTGGCCAACACCCGCAAGGTGGTCGAATTCCTGGCGGCGCACGCCGCGGTGGAATCGGTGGCCTATCCTGAACTGCCGTCGCATCCCGGCCATGCGCTGAGCAAGACGCTGCTGCCCAAAGGCTGCGGCGCGGTATTCTCGTTCAACCTCAAGGGCGACCGCGCCGCCGGCCAGCGCATGGTGGAATCGCTGAAAATATTCTCCCACCTGGCCAATGTCGGCGACGCCAAGTCGCTGGTCATCCATCCGGCCTCGACCACCCACTTCCGGGTGCCGAGCGAACAGCTGGCCGCCTCCGGCATTACCGAAGGCACGCTGCGGCTGTCGGTTGGCCTGGAGAACGTCGAAGACCTGATCGAAGACCTGGCTTACGGCCTCAAGATGTCGCAGCGCACTGAACGCAAGGGGAAATGAGATGCTGCTAAAAATACATGGCGCAGATAACCACAGCTATTGTTATACCGGCGGCAAAAGCTTCAACCCGGCACTGCCGACCGCGGTATTCATCCACGGCGGCCAGAACGACCACTCGGTCTGGATCCTGCAAACCCGCTATTTCGCCCATCACGGTTTCGGCGTGCTGGCGCCGGACTTGCCGGGCCACGGCCGCAGCCAGGGTCCGGCCCTGGCCAGCATCGAGGAATTGGCAGGCTGGCTGGAATCCCTGCTGGATGCCGCCGGCGTCACCAAAGCCATCCTGATCGGCCACAGCATGGGTTCGCTGGTCGCCCTGGAGAGCGCCGGCCGCGCGGCCGGTTCCACGCGCATCGCCGGCATTGCGCTGGTCGGCACCGCCTATCCGATGAAAGTCGCCGATGCGCTGCTCGATGCCGCCAACAATGACCAGCAGAGCGCGATCGACATGGTGAACATCTGGTCGCATTCGACCATGTCGCCCAAACCTTCCGCGCCCGGCCCGGGATTCTATGTGCAAGGCGCCAGCCAGCGCCTGATGCAGCGCATCGCGCGGCAGTCGGACAGCAAGCCGACCGTGTTCCATACCGACTTTGCCGCCTGCAACAACTATGCAAACGGCGAACAGGCGGCGCTAGCGGTGGCCTGCCCCACCCTGTTCCTGCTCGGCCAGCGCGACGTCATGACGCCGGCCAAGGCGGCCGCCGGCCTGATTGCGGCGATCAAGCACGCCAAGGTAGTGCAGGTCGAGGCCAGCGGCCATGCCCTGATGGCGGAACAGCCGGATGCGGTGCTGGATCATCTGTACAGGTTTGCAACGGCAGCGCTGGGTTCGCCCACGGCGGTTGCGCCTGCCGCCATCGGGGGTTAAGCTTAAAGCACAGATACCGAAAAACGAGGATTCGCCAAGCGCTTACGCGAGACGCTCGCTAACGCTAATCCGGCGATTACGACCGCTACAGAGTTGGCTACACAGTTTGCATTACGCTTTAAGGGCGGTTCAATCTCGCCTGCAGCAGTTCGCGAATGGTGGAATGGAGCGGCGATGCCGACCGAGGACAAGTTAGAAGTTCTGGCGCATTGGCTTAAAGTGCCGTCTCATTGGTTACGATACGGGGAAGCGCCAAAGAGCAAGAAAGGTGAATCTCAAGGCGAAGCCTCAACGGCAGAAGAGATTATGCTGTTGCAGAGATGGCGCATGCTACCTGTTAGCCGCAGAAAAATTGTTCTGACCTTACTCGCAGACCTGAGCAAAGATAGTTAGAACTGGGAGAGTCACATGAAATGCCATCAATGCAGTACGCCAGCACTCTACCAAATGGGGGACCAGCGCACTCCGTTATGCCTTTCCTGTTACTCAAAACTGATGCATATTCATCAGCAACAGCTTGAGAATGCAGAGCGCATGATGAATTATTATAGCGACCAAATGTCGGAGGTAGCCGGGTTGCCCCCGATGGGTCCTCGATTTGCGCCACGCCCACGCCCAGTAGTCGTAGAGGAGCTGAAATTGAACAATATCAACGTCACCGACAGTGTAGTTGGAACAATCAACACCGGCTCCATAGGTACAGTCGATCAATCAATTACTGTACTCACGCAGACAGGCGAACCAGCTCTTGCTGATGCTATAAAAGCCCTATCCGATGCAATTCTTGAGAGCAAAGATTTAACCGACGCTCAAAGAAGCGAATTGGTTGATAGCCTTAGCGTCATTGCTCAAGAGGCGGCAACACCAAAAGAAACGAGGCGCAACTCTGTCGCAATGACGCTATTAGAACGGGCAATGAAAATCACTGCACTAGCTGGAGACATATCCGGTATCTGCCAAAAGTGGTGGCCTATTTTGGTTGCTGCATTTTCTGCGATGAATGCCAGCTAATTGGCTTAGTGGATCGAGAATTTTCCATGATTGACGACATCGATTTTTCCAAAAAATACGAATACAACGTAGATGTTTACCACGATGATTTGGGGGAGCTTGGAAACGCCACATTATCGTTCGGTGCAGGTAACCTAGTACATCTACATTTCAAAAACTGGCTTTCATGCCGAGCACTGGAAGATGAGAAAACTCATAGGATAGTCAAAGCAAAAACAAGCAACAATGAGTTCTTTACACTTTTTGACTGCGTGCTTTCTCATTCCACGCTATACGCGAACTACGTTATCGCGGGGGACGTTACAGATGAATTCAAGTGTATAGAAATTCGATACAGCAACATATCTGAATGGTTCATGTCGGATCAGGGCTTGAAAGGCGAAATTGGCAAGACTCTAAAATGGGTTAACACGACGCAGCAATTTTTCGTCTCAGTCAAAACCAATGAAGAGGAATTTTCGTTAACCAGCAAGTCTATGAATTCGATCACTCAATCTGGCGAAAATTATTCAATCAACGAGCATATACTGTTCAGTTTTGAGCGCCTCGACGCCAGATTCGCTGTCCAAGATGTAAAGGATAAGGCATATGAACTCTCAAATTTTCTGTCCATACTTATTGCCTACCCACTATCCATCGTCAGCATACAAGTAGAGTGCGAAAACGAACGCACTCATTGCGCATATTTCCCGACATTCAAAAAAGTGGAACGAGACGAATCAAAGAACAATTTTTGGCTCGAATGCCTAATATCAAAGTCAGAGCTTGATGGAAAATGGCAGGCAATATTTGAAAACTACTATAAGTCTGTATATCGAAAAATTTCTTGGTTTCGCCTCGCAGGGATGCAGAGATACGAGGGTTTCTGGGAGTACAAGACATTAGGTTATGTCACCTTGTTGGACAAATATGTTACTGAGTTTTCGAAGGCAAATGGACTAAAAACCACTATTCCCGGAAATGGCAACATAAAAAAATTGGGCACTGAACTAACAAAAATAAAGCCATCTATTAACGACAATCTTCATAACCGAATTATGAAGATTGCGGACAGTATTTTCTCCAAAAAACGAGAGCCAAATTTTATTGAAAAATATGAATTCACAATGAACGCCACCAATAGCGACATTGTGAAAATCATTAACCTTTCGGCAGCAGATTTTAAAAGAATAAAAGACCTACGGGATGCCATTGCTCATGGCCACGCTCTTGAAATGACCGATAACGATTACGACAGAATGCCTGTAATCGTAGCCAAGATTGCTCTTTTGTTGACCTATTGGGCGTTTATAGATTTTGGATTAAAATCCGACGATTTCATGAATTGCCTTACACGCAATCACAATCAGCTGAGACGCCGAGCCGACCCTGATCTAGTGCATCTCGCAAGAATAAGAAATCCGGAAAAATTTTTCATGATTTCACAAGAGGAGTTTGAAAAAATTTCAAGAGTTCGAAATTTTTTGCTTGGCGCGTGTTTCACTGAAGATGCTCAGGGCGCCCTTCAATATTCAGAACAGCATGCTGAGACTTGCCAAAAATGGTGGAAAAATTCCTCGAAAAAAACTGGTCGCATCTATGCACACAAAGATATATTTAGCGTAAAAAAGAAACAACTAAAAATCGTATATGACGCCTATGTCGAGTGCGGAGATAAGCAGCTAGTGTGCAGCCCTCTCTATATTTTCACGGACAGTATTTCATCAAGTAGCGGTGATATTCTGGCACAATCAAACTCAGGTTAGAACCCTATCAGCCATTAACCACCGCTCCCTAACGGATGCCTTGAGTATATGGATTGTAATCACGAGAGGTCTTTGGAGTTGACCTCTGCCGGGGATTAACAGGAAATTCGGCCGCACAACCCGTGCAGCGAAACGCTCCGGTGTAAGTACGATTGTCTTGCAGAATTTGAATCTGTTGCTTCTCCATGCAACTAGGACAAGCAAAATGTTTAGGTTCGCTTTTTGCTTCGTAAACTGTCGCACCGCCAGCCGTTTTCGTAAGTTCATAGGACGTGCGACGGGTCTCCCAGTTTTCAATAGCTCCCACCTTCTTCCGCAACGACTCATTTTCCGACTGGTACTTAAACAGTTCCTCCCGAAGCTCGAATAAAACATCTTGGGCTTGCCCAAGCTTCGTCAGCGCCTCAATTACTTTACTTCGAGTTTCTTGCTCAACTTTGCCTTCAATCAATGCACTGAACAAATCTTTTCCAAATTTCAACCCACTATATGCCGCGCCGATTGAAGCAATGTCCATGGTACCTCCTATGATCAACGTCATGTTAGAACTTAATTTCAGCCCGTCCCAATGAATTTTACAATTAAGGCTTAATCTGAACTATTCGTTCGACGGGAACGAAATCAAAGTCATGCTTGTTTAAGGACGCCGATAGAGAAACGATACTATTAACTGGCAATACAATGCTTGTCATGTCGTCAAACTCGGAATTGGGTAGAAATATATATCCGTCCGTGTCCTTCGGCATCAGGTCAATTTTAGTAATCAACTTGCCCTTCTCGATATCCATCTCCGTACCCGACTTCACATCAGGAAGCTCTCTCACAGTTAAGTTGTAGCTGTCCTTATCCTTTTGATTGAATTCGATTGTGGAGGCTCTGGGGTTCTTGGACTTCACATGAACAACGAGCAATCGTAGATTATCATGGTCTTTGTATGGGAGCACTTCCGTTGTCATGTCTAGGTTAATCATCCAGCCATCGTTACCACCTAGATCGAATTGATACCATGCCCAATAACCAGCAACTCCAATTGCTGCTATCGAAGCGAGCTTAAGAACCAACTCAACTATTGGCGTTATGCGGGCTACCCAACCCATCTTAAGCACGGCTTGTTTTAATGTGACAGACGGACTTGAATTGCGTTGCGGCTTCAATGAATCCCCCTATAGAAATGAACAACCTATCAAGAAGTGCCGTTCACAATAATCCCTTACTAGGCCAATTTGCCTATCGTAGCTACTACCTTGCGACTGGCTGTCAGTGGAGTATCGTATGTATGTATAGATATTTTTTATAGTGATGGATTCTACTATTGAAGCAACAGCAAGGAAACGCCATGCCTACCGTGCTTGAAAAGAAATACGAGACGTTCGCCGAGTTCTATCCGAGCTACCTGAGCCAGCACAGCAACCGCACTTGCCGCCAGCTGCACTTCGTCGGCTCGACCCTGGCTTTGCTGTCGCTGGTGGCGCTGGTGCTGACCGGCGCCCTGTATTGGCTGGCCGTAGCGCTGGTGTGCGGCTACGGTTTTGCCTGGATCGGCCACTTCGTGTTCGAGAAAAACCGCCCCGCCACCTTCAAGCAGCCGCTCTACTCCCTGCTCGGCGACTGGGTCATGTACTGGCAGATGCTGACCGGCCAGGTTTCTTTTTAATTAACTATGCAAAAAACGGTTCACGACAATGTGAACCGTTTGTCCCTTAGAATAGCGCCTACTTTACTTTTAGACATGATGACAGGCCACAAGGCGGCTGCTCGTCAATGAGGAAACGGGGAATTCATGCAAACCAGGGAAACCGCGCTGACGCATCGGGGGCCAGGCCAGGTTGCCGGGCCGGAAACGCCCGCCGTCGCCGTCAAGCGGCCATTGTTCCTGATGAACTATACAAGGCCGACCTATCAGGGCTCGGTACAGATCAGCTATTTCTGGATACCCGGCTTACTGCGCGGCGGCGACCTCAAGTTCCGGATGCACTAGTCCGTCGGCAAAATACGCCGTCAATGTCTGCTCCAGCCCGCGCTCGATAGCCTCTTCCACCTGCCACGCCAGCGCCGCGTCGGTCACCTTGCCCGCCACCAGGTTGCATACGAACAGACGATAGATATCGCTCAGTTTCAGCCGCTCGGGATTGGCCAGCAAGATCCAGCCGTCGACGCTGATGCGCGCTTTG
Proteins encoded in this region:
- a CDS encoding HEPN domain-containing protein, with protein sequence MIDDIDFSKKYEYNVDVYHDDLGELGNATLSFGAGNLVHLHFKNWLSCRALEDEKTHRIVKAKTSNNEFFTLFDCVLSHSTLYANYVIAGDVTDEFKCIEIRYSNISEWFMSDQGLKGEIGKTLKWVNTTQQFFVSVKTNEEEFSLTSKSMNSITQSGENYSINEHILFSFERLDARFAVQDVKDKAYELSNFLSILIAYPLSIVSIQVECENERTHCAYFPTFKKVERDESKNNFWLECLISKSELDGKWQAIFENYYKSVYRKISWFRLAGMQRYEGFWEYKTLGYVTLLDKYVTEFSKANGLKTTIPGNGNIKKLGTELTKIKPSINDNLHNRIMKIADSIFSKKREPNFIEKYEFTMNATNSDIVKIINLSAADFKRIKDLRDAIAHGHALEMTDNDYDRMPVIVAKIALLLTYWAFIDFGLKSDDFMNCLTRNHNQLRRRADPDLVHLARIRNPEKFFMISQEEFEKISRVRNFLLGACFTEDAQGALQYSEQHAETCQKWWKNSSKKTGRIYAHKDIFSVKKKQLKIVYDAYVECGDKQLVCSPLYIFTDSISSSSGDILAQSNSG
- a CDS encoding DUF962 domain-containing protein → MPTVLEKKYETFAEFYPSYLSQHSNRTCRQLHFVGSTLALLSLVALVLTGALYWLAVALVCGYGFAWIGHFVFEKNRPATFKQPLYSLLGDWVMYWQMLTGQVSF
- a CDS encoding O-acetylhomoserine aminocarboxypropyltransferase, which gives rise to MSTPHYPGFDTLSLHAGSVPDPATGARATPIYLTSAFVFKDSDQAASLFNMERAGHVYSRISNPTNAVLEERIAALEGGVAGIAVASGQAAMHLGLATIAGAGSHIVASRALYGGSHNLLSYTMKRFGIETTFVDPNDLDAWRAAIRPNTKALFGETLGNPGLDVLDIPRISALAHEHYLPLMVDATFTTPYLLKPFEHGADLVFHSATKFLCGHGTAVGGLLVDGGTFDWQQAYDKTGRFGELCEPYEGFHGMVFSEESTVAPFSLRARREGLRDFGAVMSPHNAFAILQGIETLALRMEKHVANTRKVVEFLAAHAAVESVAYPELPSHPGHALSKTLLPKGCGAVFSFNLKGDRAAGQRMVESLKIFSHLANVGDAKSLVIHPASTTHFRVPSEQLAASGITEGTLRLSVGLENVEDLIEDLAYGLKMSQRTERKGK
- a CDS encoding alpha/beta fold hydrolase, which gives rise to MLLKIHGADNHSYCYTGGKSFNPALPTAVFIHGGQNDHSVWILQTRYFAHHGFGVLAPDLPGHGRSQGPALASIEELAGWLESLLDAAGVTKAILIGHSMGSLVALESAGRAAGSTRIAGIALVGTAYPMKVADALLDAANNDQQSAIDMVNIWSHSTMSPKPSAPGPGFYVQGASQRLMQRIARQSDSKPTVFHTDFAACNNYANGEQAALAVACPTLFLLGQRDVMTPAKAAAGLIAAIKHAKVVQVEASGHALMAEQPDAVLDHLYRFATAALGSPTAVAPAAIGG